The following are encoded together in the Cyanobacterium aponinum PCC 10605 genome:
- a CDS encoding methyl-accepting chemotaxis protein yields MTQTSPQADRQEQKKANQNQELSPSPSTQKQPPKRPTNNQSSQSLIQWWQSKNLRFKTSSIAIALGLLPIIIVGSVIGVTLNQVFRAEIKRTQEEEAQIISQDFDLIIGDRFAQVQGMAQVIPELSSYQQQDKARLQKRLSDFQTLYKYFDSIAVFDAQVNALAESNGRSMPNHSERTYIQQARQAKGTIVSEPIISEWDGTYGVYFASALIDPNTNQITGYLRARVPVEELQKFIARNETVEGSGENIYLVDGNSQIFLSSDTIYSTNVSTTGKTTTESTKESVKSLEQVFPQLRWQDSSDQGITVEDRNQITKTNQVVTYAPIEVDLGTNPLNWGLVLAGDTSVILAPVNRITTFIFLGILISGGVVGYIAYTSAGLIVNPIEKTSKTIKQIAEGDLDASLDIKGDDEIAQLGNSVNNMTYQLKNLLVEQQILASQSNLLKNITLEMTKAFNVNEVFEIAVREIRQALQSDRVIVYSFDDNWQGTIIAESVNSNYPQSLGAKIHDPCFEDKYVDKYLQGRVQATPDIYKAGLTECHLQQLEPFAVKANLVAPIIVENRLLGLLIAHQCSSPRNWTSQEIDFFGQTATQMGPALQRVILLESQQLDTLLSQQLKDITFKVAEALNQDKVFEVATNMGREALNASRVIIYTFDEDWKGTVIVESVDPKYPKALGSKIKDPCFADKYVDKYKQGRVQATNNIYTAGLTSCHIQQLEPFEVKANLVTPIIVDGELLGLLIAHQCDKPRQWTPSECNFLSQLATQIGPALERIRLLNKQQESELEQRKARETMQQRALELLMQVDPVSQGDLTIRATVTEDEIGTIADSYNATIESLRKIVTQVQGGTKAVNQVVTEQNNYVENLAQEVIRQADDINVALEKIQILAFSARTVLDNAEQAEEAVKQANRSVEEGEVAMNRTVDGILAIRETVAETAKKVKRLGESTQKISKVVNLIGSFADQTNLLALNASIEAAHAGEEGRGFAVVAEEVRSLARQSAEATAEIEKVVAEIQEETNEVVKAMETGTEQVVEGTKLVEETRQSLNDITAASALISQLVTAIAASAAEQSQTSESITETMAEVAGISNDTSNAVTQVARSFKKLQKVADSLQDTISKFKVS; encoded by the coding sequence ATGACTCAAACTTCCCCCCAAGCTGACCGTCAAGAGCAAAAAAAGGCTAATCAAAATCAAGAATTATCCCCCTCTCCATCGACACAAAAACAACCACCAAAACGCCCGACAAATAATCAATCATCTCAAAGTTTAATTCAATGGTGGCAAAGTAAAAATCTTAGGTTTAAAACTTCCTCGATCGCGATCGCATTGGGTTTATTACCCATTATTATTGTTGGGAGTGTAATTGGTGTCACATTAAACCAAGTATTTCGAGCAGAAATCAAAAGAACACAAGAAGAAGAAGCCCAAATCATTAGCCAAGATTTTGATTTAATCATTGGAGACCGTTTTGCCCAAGTTCAGGGTATGGCGCAAGTAATACCCGAATTGTCTTCTTATCAACAACAAGATAAAGCAAGATTACAAAAACGGTTGAGTGACTTTCAAACTTTATATAAATACTTTGACAGTATTGCAGTATTTGATGCACAAGTTAATGCACTAGCAGAAAGCAATGGACGCTCCATGCCCAACCATAGTGAAAGAACCTATATTCAACAAGCGAGACAGGCAAAAGGAACTATTGTCAGTGAACCAATTATTTCTGAATGGGATGGTACTTACGGAGTTTATTTTGCTTCCGCTCTTATAGATCCTAATACTAATCAAATTACAGGCTATTTGAGGGCAAGAGTCCCTGTGGAGGAACTGCAAAAGTTTATTGCGAGAAATGAAACTGTCGAAGGTAGCGGAGAAAATATTTACCTTGTTGACGGGAATAGTCAAATATTTTTATCCTCTGATACTATCTACTCGACTAACGTTTCCACCACAGGAAAAACCACCACAGAAAGTACAAAAGAATCTGTAAAATCTCTCGAACAAGTATTTCCGCAATTGAGATGGCAAGATTCATCTGATCAAGGAATCACTGTCGAAGATAGAAATCAAATTACAAAAACCAACCAGGTAGTTACCTATGCTCCTATTGAGGTTGATTTAGGAACTAATCCTTTAAATTGGGGATTGGTTTTAGCGGGAGATACAAGTGTTATCCTCGCTCCTGTTAATCGCATTACAACTTTCATCTTTCTGGGGATTTTAATTTCTGGGGGGGTAGTTGGTTATATTGCCTATACCAGTGCAGGATTAATTGTTAATCCCATCGAAAAAACTTCAAAAACAATTAAACAGATTGCGGAAGGAGATTTAGACGCATCTTTAGATATTAAAGGAGATGATGAGATTGCCCAGTTAGGTAATAGTGTCAATAACATGACCTATCAGTTGAAAAACTTACTTGTAGAGCAACAAATCTTAGCCAGTCAGTCTAATTTACTCAAGAATATTACCCTAGAGATGACAAAGGCTTTTAATGTCAATGAAGTTTTTGAAATTGCTGTTAGAGAGATTCGTCAAGCACTACAGAGCGATCGCGTCATTGTCTATAGTTTTGATGATAATTGGCAAGGAACAATTATTGCAGAGTCAGTCAACTCTAACTACCCTCAATCATTGGGGGCAAAAATTCATGATCCTTGTTTTGAGGATAAATACGTTGATAAGTATCTACAAGGCAGAGTTCAAGCAACCCCAGATATTTATAAAGCTGGACTAACAGAATGTCATCTTCAACAATTAGAACCCTTTGCCGTAAAAGCTAATTTAGTTGCTCCTATCATTGTAGAGAATAGACTTCTTGGCTTATTAATTGCCCATCAATGTTCAAGCCCTAGAAATTGGACATCTCAAGAAATTGACTTTTTCGGACAAACCGCAACTCAAATGGGACCTGCTTTACAAAGGGTTATTTTATTAGAATCTCAGCAACTAGATACTTTGTTATCTCAACAATTAAAAGACATTACTTTCAAAGTAGCCGAAGCGTTAAATCAAGATAAAGTGTTTGAAGTGGCAACAAATATGGGTAGAGAAGCCCTAAATGCCAGCCGAGTAATTATTTACACTTTTGATGAGGATTGGAAAGGTACAGTTATTGTTGAATCTGTTGATCCAAAATACCCCAAGGCACTAGGATCAAAAATAAAAGATCCTTGTTTTGCTGATAAATACGTTGATAAGTATAAACAAGGTAGAGTTCAAGCCACCAACAACATTTATACAGCCGGTTTAACCAGTTGTCATATTCAACAGCTAGAACCTTTTGAAGTAAAAGCTAATTTAGTTACCCCGATTATTGTGGATGGTGAACTACTAGGCTTATTAATTGCTCATCAATGTGATAAACCTCGTCAATGGACTCCTTCTGAATGCAATTTCTTGTCTCAATTAGCAACTCAAATTGGCCCCGCTTTAGAAAGAATCAGACTTTTAAATAAGCAACAAGAATCTGAGTTAGAACAAAGAAAAGCACGGGAAACCATGCAACAAAGAGCATTAGAATTATTAATGCAGGTTGATCCTGTTTCTCAAGGAGATTTAACCATTCGGGCAACAGTAACAGAAGATGAAATCGGTACGATTGCTGACTCTTATAACGCCACCATTGAAAGTTTAAGAAAAATTGTAACTCAGGTACAAGGAGGTACAAAGGCAGTTAATCAGGTTGTTACGGAGCAAAACAACTATGTAGAAAATCTAGCACAAGAAGTAATTCGTCAGGCGGATGATATTAACGTTGCCTTGGAAAAAATTCAGATTTTGGCTTTTTCGGCTCGTACAGTATTAGATAATGCAGAACAAGCAGAAGAGGCGGTAAAACAAGCAAACCGCAGTGTAGAAGAAGGAGAAGTTGCTATGAACCGCACAGTGGACGGTATTTTGGCAATTCGAGAAACAGTAGCCGAAACAGCGAAAAAAGTAAAAAGATTAGGAGAGTCAACTCAAAAAATTTCTAAGGTAGTTAACCTGATTGGTAGTTTTGCGGACCAAACTAACCTCTTGGCGTTGAATGCTTCCATCGAGGCGGCGCACGCAGGGGAAGAAGGACGAGGTTTTGCGGTGGTAGCCGAAGAAGTTCGTTCCCTCGCTCGTCAGTCTGCTGAAGCGACGGCGGAAATTGAAAAAGTGGTTGCGGAAATTCAAGAAGAAACCAACGAAGTTGTCAAAGCGATGGAAACTGGTACTGAGCAGGTAGTCGAAGGGACAAAACTGGTGGAAGAAACCCGTCAAAGTCTGAACGATATTACAGCCGCATCTGCTTTAATTAGTCAACTGGTAACTGCGATCGCAGCTTCGGCGGCAGAACAATCTCAAACCTCTGAATCCATTACCGAAACTATGGCAGAGGTAGCAGGAATTTCCAATGATACTTCTAATGCAGTGACTCAAGTGGCTCGTAGTTTTAAAAAGTTACAAAAAGTTGCTGATAGTTTACAAGACACCATTAGTAAGTTTAAGGTTAGCTAG
- a CDS encoding DUF3120 domain-containing protein, protein MLNHTLLSQLTTLLPSVGEIIFDFLVGWWWDKEKRKRILLFSSSAFLVSIPVFFQAPLVRIFPWLSLLLTFVWVALSFHWRKQPETYIWGDLLWGFSWSWLCGSIYWGWLRYYPSIHIPIEAIGLPFAIWGIRKGWGLIGNYFYLGSLIGTAITDLYFYIDGLIPYWKELMVTDPTLVKPLLQGAIAQVQTIWGISWAILLANTLLGISLWGLVKKKTHHIVFASAVLSTIFTDALFLVAAYLGIG, encoded by the coding sequence TTGTTAAATCATACCTTGTTATCTCAATTAACCACCTTGTTGCCATCTGTAGGGGAAATTATCTTTGATTTTCTCGTGGGTTGGTGGTGGGACAAAGAAAAGCGTAAAAGGATTCTTCTTTTTTCTTCATCGGCTTTTCTAGTTTCTATTCCTGTGTTTTTCCAAGCTCCTTTGGTGAGGATTTTTCCTTGGTTGAGTTTATTATTAACTTTTGTGTGGGTTGCTTTAAGTTTTCACTGGCGTAAACAACCTGAAACTTACATCTGGGGAGATTTACTCTGGGGTTTTAGTTGGAGTTGGTTGTGTGGTTCAATTTATTGGGGATGGTTAAGATATTATCCTTCTATTCATATTCCGATCGAGGCTATCGGTTTACCTTTCGCTATATGGGGAATTCGTAAGGGATGGGGATTAATAGGTAATTATTTTTATCTTGGTTCTTTAATTGGTACTGCTATTACTGATTTATATTTTTATATTGATGGGTTAATTCCCTACTGGAAAGAGTTAATGGTAACTGATCCTACTCTCGTTAAACCTCTTTTACAAGGTGCGATCGCACAGGTTCAAACAATTTGGGGTATAAGTTGGGCAATTCTATTAGCGAACACTCTTTTAGGAATTAGTTTGTGGGGATTAGTAAAGAAAAAGACTCATCATATAGTTTTTGCTAGTGCCGTTTTGAGTACTATTTTTACTGATGCTTTGTTTTTGGTTGCCGCTTATCTGGGTATTGGTTAA
- a CDS encoding ArsB/NhaD family transporter has translation MSELSSIISASVFVIVIILIMSEKLHLTIAALLGALILIFTHTITLTEAVEFISKSHATLVLFFGVMVLIRAFEPTKIFEYIATKMVIIAKGRGKVLILGIIGITTPICAVLPNATTVMLLAPLIPPLAEEIGVNFVPLLILMVFVANSAGLITLVGDPATFIVGDAINMTFLEYLQKLTLGGIIAVVSVAIVAPLLFRKIWNTKFTHLEDLPHPQVNHPRMLILGALIMVFVLTFFVIGDSLAVPISPASVALLGATLALLLAHHSKIDTVHNILRDVDWSTLIFFMSIFVLIGSLEKTGVVSHLSGILALVLGKNIFVGSILLVFVVGILSSVVPNIPLVVAMVPLLKEYLVNVNLVDSSILDPNYTGQLPPEVLPLFYAMMFGATLGGNGTLVGASSNIVAAGIAEQHGKIISFHTFLKYGLPIMTVQLFISSIYIGSFWLFN, from the coding sequence ATGAGCGAACTTTCTAGTATTATTTCCGCCTCAGTTTTTGTTATTGTTATTATTCTGATTATGTCAGAAAAATTGCATTTGACGATCGCAGCTTTATTAGGAGCATTAATTCTGATTTTTACCCATACAATTACTCTTACAGAAGCCGTTGAATTTATCAGTAAAAGCCATGCAACTTTAGTTTTATTTTTTGGTGTAATGGTATTAATTAGGGCATTTGAACCGACCAAAATTTTTGAATATATTGCCACTAAAATGGTAATTATTGCTAAAGGTAGAGGAAAAGTCCTCATATTAGGAATCATTGGAATAACTACCCCCATTTGTGCAGTGCTTCCAAACGCCACAACGGTTATGCTTTTAGCTCCTTTAATCCCTCCCCTAGCAGAAGAAATAGGTGTTAATTTTGTTCCTCTATTAATTCTTATGGTATTTGTAGCTAATAGTGCAGGTTTAATTACATTAGTAGGAGATCCAGCTACTTTTATTGTGGGAGATGCCATAAATATGACATTTCTCGAATATCTACAAAAGTTAACCCTCGGAGGTATTATTGCCGTCGTCAGTGTAGCTATCGTTGCACCTCTCTTATTCCGCAAAATTTGGAATACAAAATTCACCCACCTAGAAGATTTACCTCACCCTCAAGTTAATCATCCTAGAATGTTAATCCTTGGGGCTTTGATCATGGTTTTTGTACTTACATTCTTTGTTATTGGGGATTCTCTTGCCGTACCGATTTCCCCTGCTTCAGTGGCACTACTGGGGGCAACTTTGGCGTTACTATTAGCCCATCACAGTAAAATTGACACAGTACATAATATTCTCAGAGATGTAGATTGGAGTACCCTTATTTTCTTTATGTCCATTTTTGTTTTGATTGGCAGTTTAGAAAAAACAGGGGTAGTGAGCCATTTATCTGGAATATTAGCATTAGTTTTGGGAAAAAATATTTTTGTTGGTTCTATATTATTAGTTTTCGTGGTAGGCATACTATCAAGCGTTGTCCCCAATATTCCTTTAGTGGTTGCGATGGTACCTTTATTAAAAGAATATTTGGTTAATGTTAATTTAGTTGACTCATCAATTCTTGATCCTAACTATACAGGACAACTGCCCCCGGAAGTTTTACCTTTATTTTATGCCATGATGTTTGGAGCAACTTTGGGGGGAAATGGTACTTTAGTTGGTGCTTCTTCTAATATTGTGGCGGCGGGAATTGCAGAACAACATGGAAAGATAATTTCTTTTCACACTTTTTTAAAATATGGATTACCAATAATGACAGTACAATTATTTATTTCTTCAATTTATATTGGATCATTTTGGCTATTTAACTAG
- a CDS encoding tyrosine/phenylalanine carboxypeptidase domain-containing protein, which produces MTDLKTEKEQERICSVANLLKQANKPIRILGAIAWNPQIKADFFAHQAQKLPEVEYSSFDDSPIIEIIREARKHIFPISSRVDMWLETQANAIEVGARMLANVGKPSFFTFCRQAYGEPTTRLRYDDQTPLQLAESVRDRVARLNYLKIDIDSPKIYSSEDISHKIETAINPHFGEDAPQITIVDELSANALATSKQIRIRRDARFTEQDGIQLINHEAFIHVLTSINGKKQTKLPILGEGHVGTTATQEGLAVFAEVISHSMELNRFQRLADRVFAIQMAIEGADFLQVYHYFLERTQGNEDQSFESARRVFRGDIITGGAPFTKDVVYLFGLLRVGGAINAIGRYSHYYSSSQVMLFSRRKVSIAPFN; this is translated from the coding sequence GTGACAGACTTAAAAACAGAAAAAGAACAAGAAAGAATTTGTTCTGTTGCTAATTTATTAAAACAGGCGAATAAACCAATTCGGATTCTAGGAGCGATCGCATGGAATCCCCAAATAAAAGCTGATTTTTTTGCCCATCAAGCTCAAAAACTACCTGAAGTAGAATACAGTAGCTTTGATGATTCTCCTATCATTGAAATAATTCGAGAAGCCAGAAAACATATCTTTCCCATAAGTTCTCGTGTGGATATGTGGTTAGAAACTCAAGCCAATGCGATCGAAGTAGGGGCGAGGATGTTGGCAAATGTTGGTAAACCTAGCTTCTTTACTTTCTGTCGTCAAGCATACGGAGAACCAACCACAAGACTACGCTACGATGACCAAACTCCTTTACAATTAGCGGAAAGTGTTAGGGATCGTGTGGCAAGATTAAATTACTTGAAAATCGACATTGATTCGCCTAAAATTTATTCCTCAGAAGATATTAGTCATAAAATTGAAACCGCCATCAATCCCCATTTTGGAGAAGATGCTCCTCAAATTACTATTGTTGATGAATTATCGGCTAATGCCCTAGCTACTTCTAAACAAATTCGTATTCGTCGAGATGCCAGATTTACTGAACAAGATGGGATTCAGTTGATTAATCATGAAGCGTTTATCCACGTTTTAACCTCCATTAATGGTAAAAAACAAACAAAATTACCAATTCTTGGGGAAGGACACGTTGGTACTACGGCAACTCAGGAAGGATTAGCAGTTTTTGCCGAAGTGATTAGTCATAGCATGGAACTGAATCGCTTTCAGAGATTAGCAGATCGTGTGTTTGCCATTCAAATGGCGATCGAGGGTGCTGATTTTCTTCAAGTTTATCATTACTTTTTAGAACGTACTCAGGGTAATGAAGATCAATCCTTCGAAAGTGCAAGGAGGGTTTTTCGTGGTGATATAATCACTGGTGGAGCACCTTTTACTAAAGATGTTGTGTATTTATTTGGTTTATTAAGAGTAGGAGGAGCAATTAATGCTATTGGCAGATACTCCCATTATTACTCATCTTCCCAAGTAATGTTATTTTCTCGTCGGAAAGTGTCGATCGCACCTTTTAATTGA
- a CDS encoding alpha/beta hydrolase — protein MLPFNSNQIKSKLSLFLLGLASACLTLTSLPVKAAEKLLFTYGPIKLSVDVESLEVFAQDGTINEDLEQYLKRISPEDQEKFRAALNKKVDIDGVKISRFLNSNMGQDILLRLGKGITLEGGENGGIALRGGIIQSALEPSGLTLLNVLKNYPTNLQIQGELIMGGVEYTEKVIKATDLLVTSMRTWTEEEARTNTPVDYNTLSDIRQQGKYQVKQEKWQVTDSSRDRSFYIDVFAPQGVSGNIPVIIFSHGLSSRPEDYAEGLNHLASHGFLVAAPQHVGSDVIYFKEMFEGLNKNVFDENEFINRPKDISFVIDELERRNQSEFQGKLNLTKVGVSGHSFGGYTALAVSGAAIDFDYLQQSCDRLYSGLNVAILLQCQALNLPRQDYQFQDPRVKAVFAANPVNRFIFGKKGIRQIGIPVLMGSGSDDPATPPAFEQAVPFTWLQGENKYWALIEGQAHVNFSKLDGGIKEALDSTLHFTFPPQDLISAYVKGITLAFFEVHLNNNQDFRPYLQSNYAEYLSTDQQFKLSFITKESSDQLKGAIDTFRRENNITWEDE, from the coding sequence ATGTTACCATTTAACTCGAATCAAATCAAATCAAAGTTATCTTTATTTCTATTGGGATTAGCTTCAGCTTGTTTAACTTTAACTTCTTTACCCGTAAAAGCCGCAGAAAAGCTATTATTTACCTATGGACCAATTAAATTATCTGTGGACGTAGAATCTTTAGAAGTATTTGCTCAAGATGGCACAATTAATGAAGATTTAGAACAATATTTAAAAAGAATTAGCCCCGAAGATCAAGAAAAGTTTAGAGCGGCTTTGAACAAAAAAGTTGATATTGATGGGGTGAAAATATCTCGCTTTTTAAATAGTAACATGGGACAAGATATTCTGCTTCGTCTGGGAAAAGGTATCACCCTTGAAGGAGGAGAAAATGGGGGGATTGCTTTACGAGGAGGAATTATTCAATCAGCTTTAGAGCCATCGGGTTTAACCTTATTAAATGTGTTGAAAAACTATCCTACTAATTTACAAATACAAGGGGAGTTGATTATGGGGGGTGTTGAATACACAGAAAAAGTAATAAAAGCAACGGATCTGCTTGTTACAAGTATGCGCACTTGGACAGAAGAGGAAGCCCGAACAAATACCCCTGTTGACTATAATACCCTGTCGGATATTCGTCAACAAGGAAAATACCAAGTAAAACAGGAAAAATGGCAAGTTACTGATTCTAGTCGCGATCGCAGCTTTTATATAGATGTTTTCGCACCTCAAGGGGTATCGGGAAATATTCCTGTGATCATCTTTTCTCATGGGTTATCTTCTCGCCCAGAGGATTATGCTGAAGGTTTAAACCATTTAGCTTCTCACGGTTTTCTCGTGGCTGCACCTCAACACGTCGGTAGTGATGTGATATACTTTAAAGAAATGTTTGAGGGATTAAATAAAAACGTATTTGACGAAAATGAGTTTATTAATCGCCCCAAAGATATTAGTTTTGTTATTGATGAGTTAGAAAGACGCAATCAAAGTGAATTTCAGGGCAAATTAAATCTCACAAAGGTAGGCGTTTCTGGACATTCTTTCGGTGGTTATACGGCTTTAGCTGTGTCTGGTGCGGCTATTGATTTTGACTATTTACAACAGTCGTGCGATCGCCTCTACAGTGGTTTAAACGTGGCGATTTTATTACAGTGTCAGGCTTTAAATTTACCAAGACAAGACTATCAATTTCAAGATCCCCGTGTCAAAGCCGTATTTGCTGCTAACCCAGTAAATCGCTTTATTTTTGGCAAAAAAGGTATTCGTCAAATTGGTATTCCCGTACTAATGGGATCAGGAAGTGATGATCCTGCAACACCTCCAGCTTTTGAACAAGCTGTACCTTTTACTTGGTTACAAGGCGAAAATAAATATTGGGCATTAATTGAGGGACAAGCCCATGTTAATTTTAGTAAACTTGATGGTGGAATTAAAGAGGCTTTGGATTCTACCCTGCATTTTACTTTTCCCCCTCAAGATTTAATTAGTGCTTATGTGAAGGGGATTACCCTTGCTTTTTTTGAAGTTCATCTCAATAATAATCAAGATTTTCGTCCCTATTTACAGTCGAACTATGCAGAATATCTCAGTACAGATCAACAGTTTAAATTAAGTTTTATTACAAAAGAATCTAGTGATCAATTAAAAGGTGCGATCGACACTTTCCGACGAGAAAATAACATTACTTGGGAAGATGAGTAA
- a CDS encoding Uma2 family endonuclease: MNTKIIPPMENGDRLNSIEFEKLSHTIPENVKTELINGVVYMAATLRYEGHGLPHSLIITWLGFYMANTPGVELADKATVRLDLDNQPQPDALLRIKKGGQSRVSKDDYIEGAPELIVEIAGSTASYDLHDKLQVYRRHGVKEYIVWQVYSRKIDWFYLHEGKYLTFEPDGEGLIESKVFPGLVLAVNSLLEYNLAKVLSILQKQLNSEKHSFFIQKLQ; this comes from the coding sequence ATGAATACTAAAATTATACCTCCAATGGAAAATGGCGATCGCCTCAACAGTATTGAGTTTGAAAAACTGTCCCATACAATCCCTGAAAACGTCAAAACAGAATTAATCAATGGAGTTGTCTATATGGCTGCGACGTTAAGATATGAAGGACATGGTTTGCCCCACAGTTTAATTATTACTTGGTTAGGTTTTTATATGGCAAATACTCCAGGAGTGGAGTTAGCGGATAAAGCCACCGTCAGATTAGACTTAGATAATCAACCTCAACCAGATGCACTTTTAAGGATCAAAAAAGGTGGGCAATCGAGAGTCAGTAAAGATGATTATATCGAAGGTGCTCCAGAATTAATTGTAGAAATAGCAGGTTCAACCGCTTCCTACGATTTACATGATAAATTACAGGTTTATCGTCGTCACGGTGTTAAAGAATATATTGTTTGGCAGGTATATAGCCGAAAAATAGATTGGTTTTATCTCCATGAAGGAAAATATCTCACCTTTGAGCCTGATGGGGAGGGATTAATTGAAAGTAAAGTTTTTCCCGGATTAGTTTTAGCTGTTAATTCTCTTTTAGAGTACAATTTAGCTAAAGTTTTATCCATTTTACAAAAACAACTAAACTCAGAAAAACACTCCTTTTTTATTCAAAAATTACAATAA
- a CDS encoding DUF6515 family protein — protein sequence MKLTNKPFIFIITVLLTILTILSDVAYAGRGGGRGGGGRSGGGARTSSVQRSSSSRSSRGGGASPRVSSGTSLQNRGNLSNSSSRQSSRQSSRSNAQSNRNDVRSDRQSTRQTNQGDRQSNRSDAQSNRQDNAANRQDDRSQNQGNRQENRTDRQGNRQDGMTNRQNNRQDFVNDNWYGGGWYGGGYYTPPGWGAWAGLAGLTTGLIIGATVNETPPYYDTVYIGSSSYIYSDGVYMQPVNDNYIVVAPPTGVVVNYLPDGCTLIQDGDFQYYDCAGIYYEAVYQDGATVYRVIEY from the coding sequence ATGAAACTTACCAATAAACCCTTTATTTTTATCATTACCGTTTTATTAACCATTCTCACTATTTTATCCGATGTCGCTTATGCAGGACGTGGTGGCGGAAGAGGTGGAGGAGGACGAAGTGGTGGTGGTGCTAGAACTAGCAGTGTTCAACGTTCAAGCAGTTCAAGAAGTTCCAGAGGAGGAGGGGCTTCTCCCAGAGTCAGTAGTGGTACTAGCTTACAAAACAGAGGGAATTTAAGCAATTCTTCTAGTCGTCAAAGCTCCCGTCAAAGTAGCCGTAGTAATGCTCAGAGTAATCGAAATGATGTGAGGAGCGATCGACAAAGCACCCGTCAAACGAATCAGGGTGATCGACAATCTAACCGTAGTGATGCTCAGAGTAATCGTCAGGATAATGCGGCAAATCGTCAAGATGACCGCAGTCAAAATCAAGGAAACCGTCAAGAAAACAGAACTGATCGTCAAGGCAATCGTCAAGACGGCATGACAAACCGTCAAAATAACCGCCAAGATTTCGTTAATGATAATTGGTACGGTGGGGGCTGGTATGGTGGAGGCTACTATACTCCACCTGGATGGGGTGCTTGGGCTGGATTAGCAGGATTAACAACGGGATTGATTATTGGTGCTACTGTTAACGAAACTCCACCCTACTATGATACTGTTTACATTGGCTCTAGCAGTTATATTTACTCCGATGGAGTTTATATGCAACCCGTTAACGATAATTATATTGTGGTTGCCCCTCCTACTGGTGTTGTCGTTAACTATCTTCCTGACGGATGTACTCTTATTCAAGATGGTGATTTTCAATATTATGACTGTGCAGGTATTTATTATGAAGCCGTTTATCAAGACGGTGCAACAGTTTATCGAGTCATTGAATATTAG
- a CDS encoding DUF2092 domain-containing protein, with protein sequence MNSLRILLTCSLFITSSFELAAKIQAQTVPVMPTEETPITTEELLTQVCDFLKGQQFISVEMDITYDNVLTSGSKVQYGGYKTVSVQRPNMVRVDTVADQGNRNFYYDGKTITLFSPTLKVFATKEAPANIDEMLNTIEEKLGFTIPMFNLFTSNPCAVLDNTVEEPLYIGSNLVNREETDQILIVTADWDGQLWISQDETPLVKKAIVTYKNLPNAPQYTVLFSNWNFKPSFAPDTFTFTPGQDNFKVQILPSD encoded by the coding sequence ATGAATTCTTTACGCATCTTATTAACTTGCTCTTTGTTTATAACTTCTAGCTTTGAGTTAGCAGCAAAAATACAGGCTCAAACCGTTCCAGTTATGCCAACAGAAGAAACACCGATAACAACGGAAGAATTACTAACCCAAGTTTGTGATTTTCTCAAAGGTCAACAATTTATCAGTGTGGAAATGGATATTACCTATGACAACGTTCTCACATCAGGTTCAAAAGTTCAATATGGCGGTTACAAAACTGTTTCTGTGCAAAGACCAAATATGGTAAGAGTTGACACCGTAGCGGATCAGGGTAATCGAAATTTTTACTATGATGGTAAGACTATTACTTTGTTTTCTCCTACTCTCAAAGTTTTTGCCACTAAAGAAGCCCCAGCTAATATCGATGAAATGCTTAACACCATTGAGGAAAAGTTGGGCTTTACTATTCCCATGTTTAATTTATTTACCAGTAATCCTTGTGCTGTTTTGGACAATACGGTTGAAGAACCTTTATATATAGGCAGTAACTTAGTTAATCGAGAGGAAACGGATCAAATTCTAATTGTAACGGCAGATTGGGATGGACAACTGTGGATTAGTCAAGATGAAACCCCTTTGGTAAAAAAGGCGATCGTCACCTATAAAAATTTACCCAATGCTCCTCAATATACGGTGTTATTTTCTAATTGGAATTTTAAACCCTCCTTTGCTCCAGACACTTTTACCTTTACCCCCGGTCAGGATAACTTCAAGGTGCAAATATTACCATCTGATTAG